One window of Dyadobacter sandarakinus genomic DNA carries:
- a CDS encoding helix-turn-helix domain-containing protein — protein MEVKPWDSIKDEVYGLKGTDRRDALERDFEGFKVGLLLRKAREERKLTQSQLAAIVQKKREYISKVENDGANLTLKTLCEIVEKGLGGKVHVQITL, from the coding sequence ATGGAAGTAAAACCTTGGGATAGTATTAAGGATGAAGTATACGGTTTGAAGGGCACAGACCGGCGGGATGCTTTGGAGAGAGATTTTGAGGGCTTTAAAGTAGGACTACTTCTCAGAAAAGCAAGGGAAGAAAGGAAACTGACCCAATCGCAGCTCGCAGCAATCGTTCAGAAAAAACGGGAATATATTTCGAAAGTTGAGAATGATGGTGCTAACCTGACCTTGAAAACGTTGTGTGAAATTGTCGAAAAGGGCCTCGGAGGTAAAGTGCATGTCCAGATTACTTTGTAA
- a CDS encoding helix-turn-helix domain-containing protein, with translation MEQTLISTAKEDRFAGLPPGGAQFRVSGIGEDQCGLASYNRRDYYKISLILGGSSELLYASRGITIDRPALVLTTPIIPYAWEARDGLPRGYFCLFANQFLYTPDRAESLQEANLFKVGADPVYFIDDQQITYLESIFQRMRMEANSEYLYKYDIIRSQLNLIIHEAIKMQPSVAYFNPPNAAARIARLFLDLLERQFPVDAPSSTILFKKAGDFASQLSVHVNHLNAAVQEVTGKSTTTHINERILGEARSLLHYTDRSVAEIAYSLGFEYPSYFNNFIKKHTGSTPLALRKIL, from the coding sequence ATGGAGCAAACATTGATTTCGACAGCGAAAGAGGATCGGTTTGCGGGATTGCCGCCGGGTGGAGCCCAGTTCCGGGTATCCGGGATCGGGGAAGATCAATGCGGGCTGGCTTCCTATAACCGGCGTGATTATTATAAAATAAGCCTCATCCTTGGGGGATCGAGTGAGCTGCTTTATGCCAGCCGGGGTATCACCATCGACAGGCCCGCTCTGGTACTTACAACACCCATTATACCTTATGCCTGGGAAGCCCGAGACGGTTTGCCCCGTGGCTATTTTTGTCTATTTGCAAACCAATTTCTATATACCCCTGACCGTGCCGAGAGCCTGCAAGAGGCCAATTTGTTCAAAGTCGGCGCCGATCCGGTGTATTTTATAGACGATCAGCAGATTACCTATCTGGAAAGCATTTTCCAGCGTATGCGCATGGAGGCAAATAGTGAATATCTATACAAATACGACATTATCCGCAGTCAGCTCAACCTGATCATCCATGAGGCGATCAAAATGCAGCCTTCAGTTGCTTACTTCAATCCTCCCAATGCCGCAGCGCGTATTGCCAGATTATTTCTCGATCTGCTGGAAAGGCAATTTCCGGTAGATGCTCCTTCCAGTACCATTCTTTTTAAAAAGGCAGGCGACTTTGCAAGCCAGTTGTCTGTACATGTAAATCATTTGAATGCAGCCGTGCAGGAGGTTACCGGGAAGTCTACCACTACCCATATCAATGAGCGGATTTTGGGTGAAGCGCGGTCGCTGCTGCATTATACCGACCGCAGTGTAGCGGAGATTGCATACAGTCTTGGATTTGAGTACCCATCGTACTTCAATAATTTTATAAAAAAACACACCGGCTCTACTCCTCTCGCACTCCGTAAAATACTTTGA
- a CDS encoding LacI family DNA-binding transcriptional regulator, translating into MNPSRPVTIKDIARRFRCSPSTVSRALNDHPAINEDTRKNIQEYAREVGYQRNEVSLSLLNKKTASLGVVVPTISNYYETAVIEGLHTVLQPMGYTLNICVTNENYLLEKEYLSKLLSNRTEGIFLSVAQETYDSGYYEHLENVIQRKTPLIFIDREYEDFQTSRATVDDYHGAFAAVEHLINIGYRNIAHLKGPNGLTVSEQRLKGYIDCLKKYEMPILEELIINTNFNVESAIVPTKRLLDMGSPPDAIFGVNDQVAIGAMRVVKDKNLKIPQDIGFVGFDNSPISAYMFPSLTTVSRPGRKIGMEASRLFLNQVNGSGDFLPEHIVLPSELVIRESSLRI; encoded by the coding sequence ATGAATCCTTCCCGTCCTGTTACCATAAAAGACATAGCCCGCCGGTTCAGATGTTCGCCTTCCACCGTTTCCAGGGCGCTCAACGACCATCCTGCTATCAATGAAGATACCCGCAAGAATATCCAGGAATATGCCCGGGAAGTAGGTTACCAGCGTAATGAGGTATCCCTGAGTTTGCTCAATAAAAAAACGGCTTCCCTCGGTGTGGTGGTACCAACGATCAGCAACTACTACGAAACAGCCGTGATTGAGGGCCTGCACACGGTACTTCAGCCGATGGGTTACACGCTCAATATTTGTGTGACCAATGAAAATTACCTGCTCGAAAAGGAATATCTGTCCAAGCTGCTTTCCAACCGGACCGAAGGCATATTCCTGTCCGTGGCCCAGGAAACGTACGATTCCGGCTACTATGAGCACCTCGAAAATGTGATCCAGCGCAAAACCCCGCTCATTTTTATTGATCGCGAGTACGAGGACTTTCAAACCAGCCGCGCGACCGTGGACGATTACCACGGAGCATTTGCCGCCGTGGAGCATCTGATCAACATCGGGTACCGGAACATTGCGCACCTCAAAGGTCCGAACGGGCTTACCGTATCGGAACAGCGCCTGAAAGGGTACATTGATTGTTTGAAAAAATACGAAATGCCTATCCTTGAAGAGCTGATCATCAACACCAATTTCAATGTGGAGAGTGCTATCGTGCCTACCAAAAGGCTGCTGGACATGGGGTCGCCGCCGGACGCCATTTTTGGGGTCAATGATCAGGTAGCTATCGGGGCCATGCGGGTGGTGAAGGACAAAAACCTGAAAATCCCGCAGGATATCGGGTTTGTTGGTTTTGATAATTCCCCGATTTCAGCCTACATGTTTCCTTCGCTGACCACGGTAAGCCGCCCTGGCCGGAAGATCGGAATGGAAGCATCGCGCCTTTTTCTGAACCAGGTCAATGGATCGGGTGATTTCCTGCCCGAGCATATCGTATTGCCCTCGGAGCTGGTGATCAGGGAATCGTCGCTTCGGATTTGA
- the iolB gene encoding 5-deoxy-glucuronate isomerase translates to MSNLLVKPNPAQKTYHSLTAAQAGWTYLNFEARLLDKDEVLTGQTGAYEYCIVLLGGNFKVEAAGQTWETGNGRKDVFSGIGHAMYLSRNTEFTLTAQQDHTDIAICKVKSDEDHPPRMKRPEEAAIEYRGGDNANRQINSLLEPGFDCHKIVCVEVYTPSGNWSSFPAHKHDDRKVAEDGTLLEANLEEIYFYKIDKPQGYAIQQVYTEDRSLDEIVRVRHNEAVLVPRGYHPVVAGHGYNVYYLNFLAGSDQSLANTSDPDHDWIYGSWKGQDPRLPIVTAEMNG, encoded by the coding sequence ATGAGTAACCTGCTAGTCAAGCCGAATCCTGCCCAGAAAACCTACCACTCGCTTACCGCCGCCCAGGCGGGATGGACATACCTGAACTTTGAGGCCCGCCTGCTGGACAAAGATGAAGTATTAACCGGCCAAACCGGTGCGTACGAATACTGCATTGTGCTCCTGGGAGGCAACTTCAAGGTAGAGGCCGCCGGTCAGACCTGGGAAACGGGCAACGGACGTAAGGATGTGTTCAGCGGCATTGGTCATGCGATGTATTTATCAAGAAATACGGAGTTCACCCTCACGGCTCAGCAGGACCATACGGACATTGCCATCTGCAAGGTCAAGAGCGACGAGGATCACCCGCCGCGCATGAAGCGCCCGGAAGAAGCCGCCATCGAGTACCGCGGAGGCGACAATGCCAACCGGCAGATCAACAGTTTGCTCGAACCGGGATTTGACTGCCACAAGATCGTGTGCGTGGAAGTGTATACGCCTTCGGGCAACTGGAGTTCATTCCCCGCCCACAAGCACGACGACCGTAAGGTGGCCGAGGACGGTACGCTGCTCGAAGCCAACCTGGAAGAAATATATTTTTACAAAATCGACAAGCCTCAGGGCTATGCCATTCAGCAGGTGTATACCGAAGACCGTTCGCTGGACGAGATCGTGCGGGTAAGGCACAATGAAGCAGTACTTGTACCCAGGGGCTATCACCCAGTCGTAGCGGGCCATGGCTATAATGTGTATTATCTCAACTTCCTCGCCGGCAGCGACCAATCCCTGGCCAACACCTCCGACCCCGATCACGACTGGATCTATGGCTCCTGGAAAGGACAGGATCCCAGGCTGCCGATCGTGACGGCGGAGATGAATGGGTAG
- a CDS encoding type II toxin-antitoxin system RelE/ParE family toxin: MDKIREVVAFGPYFEAFLSAQPVKVQDKIFKVINAIETLQRVPANCLKHIAGAQGLYEVRIQLGSDIWRIFCFFENERMVILLTGFQKKTQKTPRCEIDRVVKLMNDFHRLKDQSGWK; this comes from the coding sequence GTGGATAAAATTAGAGAAGTTGTCGCTTTCGGGCCCTACTTTGAAGCTTTTCTGAGTGCACAGCCTGTAAAGGTGCAGGACAAGATCTTCAAGGTAATCAACGCAATAGAAACATTGCAGCGCGTACCAGCTAACTGCCTGAAACATATAGCAGGTGCCCAGGGGTTGTATGAAGTACGCATTCAACTGGGATCCGACATTTGGCGCATATTCTGCTTTTTCGAGAATGAACGCATGGTAATTCTTTTAACCGGATTCCAGAAAAAAACACAAAAAACGCCTCGCTGCGAAATTGATAGAGTGGTTAAGCTGATGAATGATTTTCATAGATTAAAAGACCAGTCAGGATGGAAGTAA